The following are encoded together in the Vanrija pseudolonga chromosome 7, complete sequence genome:
- the mrs1 gene encoding putative arginine--tRNA ligase, cytoplasmic, with protein MAPGKSYELTPVPQIPGVDYTRVPIEQFKAAVAKVVAEAWDETPEKIFAGVDTGKKGADLAVAIPRFKKGKPDEWAKKVLDVFKPDNYLSEVKQMGAFLMFQFNQESFTYHILQTVNRMSKAAEANPEAKTEAYGTTDEAKGKHLLVDFSSPNIAKPFHAGHLRSTIIGAVICNLHETQGWKVTRLNYLGDWGTQYGLLSIGFDKYGDEAKLLADPIHHLFEVYVAINKDNDAEKARFNAGEKVDADNTIHAQAKRVFKAMEDGDPKALAQWSRFRELSIDKLKETYATLNVHFDVYWGESMVSPESMQRAIKICEEKGLTCEDRGALLVDLTKFKMDKAIIRKADGTTIYLTRDLGGAYDKYRDYKFDHHIIITAKQQEFHFKQLNKTLELMGEETAGKIEHITFGMVHGMSTRKGTVVFLSDILSDAKDAMHEQMKSNEQKYAQVEDPEGTSAIIGSTAVKIQDMTGKRGGDYTFDIKRCTSFEGDFGPFIQYSHVRLCSVQRKNPNVHVVDSADEINVSILNDPKIAEIIYHLALYPEAVKNALKFREPSTIVGWCFRLSHLVGSAWETIKVSGASEAEAQARLFLFIQIRSVLNSAMKILSLTPIERM; from the exons atgGCGCCAGGAAAATCCTACGAGCTTACCCCTGTCCCCCAGATCCCAGGGGTCGACTACACCCGCGTCCCCATCGAGCAGttcaaggccgccgtcgccaaggtcgtcgccgaggcatGGGACGAGACGCCTGAAAAGATctttgccggcgtcgacacgggcAAGAAGggtgccgacctcgccgttgCTATTCCCCGTTTTAAGAAGGGCAAGCCCGACGAGTGGGCCAAGAAGGTCCTCGATGTG TTCAAGCCCGACAACTACCTCTCCGAGGTCAAGCAGATGGGCGCTTTCTTGATGTTCCAGTTCAA CCAGGAGTCGTTCACCTACCACATCCTCCAAACCGTCAACCGCATGTCCAAGGCGGCTGAGGCCAACCCCGAGGCCAAGACTGAGGCCTACGGTAccaccgacgaggccaagggcaagcacctcctcgtcgacttctCGTCGCCCAACATTGCCAAGCCCTTCCACGCTGGCCACCTCCGTTCGACCATTATCGGCGCTGTTATCTGCAACCTGCACGAGACTCAGGGCTGGAAGGTCACCCGCCTCAACTACCTCGGTGACTGGGGAACCCAGTACGGTCTCCTGTCCATTGGTTTCGACAAGTACGGagacgaggccaagctcctcgccgatCCCATCCACCACCTGTTCGAGGTCTACGTTGCCATCAACAAGGACAATGACGCTGAGAAGGCCCGCTTCAACGCCGGCGAGAAGGTTGACGCCGACAACACCATCCACGCCCAGGCCAAGCGTGTCTTCAAGGCCATGGAGGACGGTGACCCCAAGGCTCTTGCCCAGTGGAGCCGCTTCCGTGAGCTGTCGATtgacaagctcaaggagacGTACGCCACCCTCAACGTCCACTTTGACGTCTACTGGGGCGAGTCGATGGTTTCGCCCGAGTCGATGCAGCGTGCCATCAAGATCTGCGAGGAGAAGGGCCTCACCTGCGAGGACCGCGGTGCGCTCCTTGTCGACTTGACAAAGTTCAAGATGGACAAGGCTATTATCCGCAAGGCCGACGGCACTACCATCTACCTCACCCGTGATCTCGGAGGCGCGTACGACAAGTACCGCGACTACAAGTTCGACCACCACATCATCATCACTGCCAAGCAGCAGGAGTTCCACTTCAAGCAGCTCAAcaagacgctcgagctcATGGGCGAGGAGACTGCTGGCAAGATTGAGCACATCACCTTTGGCATGGTCCACGGCATGTCGACCCGTAAGGGTACCGTCGTCTTCCTGTCCGACATTCTGtccgacgccaaggacgccaTGCACGAGCAGATGAAGAGCAACGAGCAGAAGTACGCCCAGGTCGAGGACCCCGAGGGAACCTCGGCCATCATTGGCTCGACTGCCGTCAAGATTCAAGACATGACCGGCAAGCGTGGTGGCGACTACACCTTTGACATCAAGCGTTGCACGTCGTTTGAGGGCGACTTTGGACCTTTCATCCAGTACTCGCACGTTCGTCTCTGCTCGGTTCAGCGCAAGAACCCCAATGTCCACGTTGTCGACTCTGCCGACGAGATTAACGTTTCCATCCTCAACGACCCCAAGATTGCCGAGATCATCTACCACCTTGCCCTGTaccccgaggccgtcaagaaCGCGCTCAAGTTCCGTGAGCCTTCGACGATTGTTGGCTGGTGCTTCCGTCTGTCCCACCTCGTCGGTTCGGCCTGGGAGACCATCAAGGTCTCTGGTgcctccgaggccgaggcacaGGCACGCCTGTTCCTCTTCATCCAGATCCGCTCTGTCCTCAACTCGGCCATGAAGATCCTCTCGCTCACCCCCATTGAGCGCATGTAA
- the RSM10 gene encoding 37S ribosomal protein S10, mitochondrial, whose product MAASNRVMGSIGALARTARPSAIASTSSRASSSVAAANANSDPVVLISDQGILNFPKLKPVPTSHGIHVATIHLRAHHPANLDLYSEFAAHTAKSLRIPTSGIARLPTTKELTTVLKSPFVHKKAQENFERMTHRRTIKVFDTEREVVDLYLRYLRRNGIAGVGIKAYVHEFVEFGFARGEMADLQGQVKGKDETELEKATAEIVKALSQGLEFEDEPKVVAAPEAKEPEVVEAKKAEEKVESAEKVEKVEKVDAKVEAKAEKVEKAPAAEPAADAAEPTKSS is encoded by the exons ATGGCCGCTTCAAACCGCGTCATGGGCAGCATCGGTGCACTGgcccgcaccgcccgcccctCGGCCATTGCATCAACATCATCGCGCGCCTC CTCGTCCGTCGCGGCTGCCAATGCCAACAGCGACCCCGTTGTGCTCATCAGCGATCAGGGCATTCTGAACTTCCCCAAGCTCAAGCCCGTCCCCACCTCGCACGGCATCCACGTCGCGACCATCCAtctgcgcgcgcaccacccggccaacctcgacctctACTCCGAGTTTGCGGCACACACTGCCAAGTCGCTCCGTATCCCGACGTCGGGCATCGCGCGTCTCCCGACCACCAAGGAGCTCACGACGGTGCTCAAGTCGCCCTTCGTCCACAAGAAGGCCCAGGAAAACTTTGAGCGCATGACGCACCGCCGCACCATCAAGGTGTTCGACacggagcgcgaggtcgtcgacctctACCTCCGCTACCTGCGGCGCAACGGcatcgccggcgtcggcatcaAGGCCTACGTCCACGAGTTTGTCGAGTTTGGCTTTGCCcgcggcgagatggccgaccTCCAGGGCCaggtcaagggcaaggacgagaccgagctcgagaaggccaCCGCCGAGATTGTCAAGGCCTTGAGCCAGGGCCTCGAGTTTGAGGACGAGCCCAAGGTCGTGGCTgcccccgaggccaaggagcccgaggtggtcgaggcgaagaaggcggAGGAGAAGGTTGAGAGCGCCGAGAAGGTTGAGAAGGTTGAGAAggtcgacgccaaggtcgaggccaaggccgaaAAGGTGGAGAAGGCGCCTGCCGCTGAGCCAgcggccgacgctgccgagcccACCAAGTCATCATAG
- the SEC17 gene encoding Vesicular-fusion protein SEC17: protein MATRGDDLFAKAEKKAKSSTGWFSSSSSKWEDAGDLFQQAGNAYKVDGRWTESGKAFEREADCRLQAGEKNDAMNAFHNAAKSYKKNDPAAAVNALHATIKLIIEAGNFRQAADREKEIATIYAQDGYDIAKARDSFQRAGDWYKQEDANATANQCYQQAAELSADLGDYQRSVELYTTVADWSLTSPLTKYSVKEYWLRAVLAAMATGDLVLAQRLLDTFAQKDVTFPSTREAKFAKEIVDSCEEADVERYTAAVYQYDQVTKLDNWKTSVLLRIKKALEDDDSGLT, encoded by the exons ATGGCAACACGCGGTGACGACTTGTTTGCaaaggccgagaagaaggcaaAGTCCTCAACAGGATGGTTtagctcgtcgagctcaaaATGGGAGGACGCCGGCGACCTCTTCCAGCAG GCCGGAAACGCGTACAAGGTCGACGGACGCTGGACCGAGTCGGGCAAGGCgtttgagcgcgaggccgactgCCGACTCCAGGCGGGTGAGAAGAACGATGCGATGAACGCGTTCCACAACGCCGCCAAGAGCTACAAGAAGAACGACCCTGCGG CGGCTGTCAACGCCCTCCACGCCACCATCAAGCTCATCATTGAGGCTGGCAACTTTAGGCAGGCGGCCGACCGCGAGAAGGAGATTGCCACCATCTACGCCCAGGACGGCTACGATATtgccaaggcgcgcgacaGCTTCCAGCGCGCTGGTGACTGGTACAAGCAGGAGGACGCCAATGC CACCGCCAACCAGTGCTACCAgcaggcggccgagctctCGGCCGACCTGGGCGACTACCAGCGCTCGGTCGAGCTGTACACGACTGTCGCCGACTGGTCGCTCACGTCGCCCCTGACAAAGTACTCGGTCAAGGAGTACTGGCTGAGGGCGGTGCTGGCCGCCATGGCGACGGGcgacctcgtgctcgcgcagcgcctgctcgacacgtTTGCCCAGAAGGACGTCACGTTCCCGTCTACCCGCGAGGCCAAGTTTGCCAAGGAGATTGTCGACTCgtgcgaggaggccgacgtcgagcgctACACGGCCGCAGTGTACCAGTACGACCAGGTgaccaagctcgacaacTGGAAGACGAGCGTCCTGCTGCGCATCaagaaggcgctcgaggacgacgacagcggtCTCACTTAG
- the NRK1 gene encoding Nicotinamide riboside kinase, which translates to MTTATSKASKTRVILVGVGGASCAGKTSLAKHLRRLLSPHAVLLHMDDFAPASEDVPISKEHGIQDWDDPETCILWPKARAAIAQIKKTGHLPPGHTSNDHLNQLSAVGIEPEAEAYWTAELRRVADDSAARGEDIVWVLIDGFVLYYDAEVASLLDVKLFVQVPYDVLKARREKRSTYALQNPDSIGEVWTDPPNYFDNIVYPGYLKAHAHLFANGDVEHGALLPGTGITVLRPGEGVPGMTKIVSQACEVLVEDVKDGKKVFVEAA; encoded by the exons ATgacaacggcgacgagcaagGCGAGCAAGACACGGGTgatcctcgtcggcgtggg gGGCGCAAGCTGCGCCGGCAAGACGTCGCTCGCGAAGCATCTGCGGAGACTGCTCTCGCCGCACGCGGTCCTGCTGCACATGGACGACTTTGCGCCGGCCTCGGAAGACGTGCCCATCTCGAAAGAGCACGGCATCCAGGACTGggacgaccccgagacgTGTATCCTGTGGcccaaggcgcgcgccgccatcgcgCAGATCAAGAAGACGGGCCACCTGCCGCCGGGGCACACGAGCAACGACCACCTCAACCAGCTGAGCGCGGTCGGcatcgagcccgaggccgaggcgtactggacggccgagctgcgccgcgtcgccgatgacagcgccgcgcgcggcgaggacatTGTGTGGGTGCTCATCGACGGCTTTGTGCTCTactacgacgccgaggtggcgtcGCTGCTGGATGTCAAGCTGTTCGTCCAGGTGCCGTACGACGTGCTCAAGGCGCGGCGGGAGAAGCGGTCGACGTATGCGCTGCAGA ACCCCGACTCGATCGGCGAGGTGTGGACCGACCCGCCAAACTATTTCGACAACATAGTGTACCCGGGCTACCTCAAGGCCCACGCGCACCTCttcgccaacggcgacgtgGAGCACGGCGCCCTGCTCCCCGGTACGGGGATCACGGTGCTCCGGCCTGGCGAGGGCGTGCCGGGCATGACGAAGATCGTGTCGCAGGCGTGCGAGGTGCTCGTTGAGGATGTCAAGGACGGGAAGAAGGTGTTTGTCGAGGCGGCGTAG